A genome region from Arthrobacter sp. V1I9 includes the following:
- a CDS encoding acyl-CoA dehydrogenase translates to MTELVDRPAGNRQRPAPTAAPSGTAPRTASAQPAVDVDALGGQLLGKWAATRLQARSLAAQPELHKIEGLAHTEHRERVFGQLKYLVENEAVHRAFPKALGGFDDHGGNIAGFEELVVADPSLQIKAGVQWGLFGSAVMHLGTAEHHSKWLPGIMNLEIPGCFAMTETGHGSDVASIATTATYDPATDEFVVHTPFRAAWKDYIGNAATDGLGAVVFAQLVTRGVGHGVHAFYVDLRDPETKEFLPGIGGEDDGIKGGLNGIDNGRLHFTNVRIPRTNLLNRYGDVDSDGKYSSPIASPGRRFFTMLGTLVQGRVSLDGAAVAASKVALKAAIQYATERRQFNASSHTEEEVLLDYQRHQKRLFTRLATTYAASFAHEQLLEKFDDVFSGAHDTDEDRQDLETLAAALKPLSTWHALDTLQECREACGGAGFLIENRFASLRADLDVYATFEGDNTVLLQLVAKRLLADYAKEFRSVDFGVLARYVVGQATGAAIHRTGLRQVAQFVADTGSVQKAAIALRDEEGQRALLTDRVQTMVAEAATALKGTGRLSQEKGAALFNRHQNELIDAAQAHAELLQWEAFTDALRDVTDPGTKTVLTWLRDLFGLSLIEKNLSWYLMNGRLSMQRGRTVGEYINRLLVKLRPHAVELVDAFGYGEQHVRAKIATGAEKERQDEARTYFRSQRASGQAPVDEKVLLARTAAVKRN, encoded by the coding sequence ATGACTGAACTAGTGGACCGTCCCGCCGGAAACCGGCAACGCCCCGCCCCAACGGCCGCCCCCTCTGGAACGGCCCCGCGAACAGCCTCCGCGCAGCCGGCCGTCGACGTCGACGCGCTGGGCGGTCAGCTCCTTGGCAAGTGGGCCGCAACCCGGCTTCAAGCCAGGAGCCTCGCAGCACAGCCGGAGCTGCACAAGATCGAAGGGCTGGCGCATACCGAACACCGTGAGAGGGTCTTCGGGCAGTTGAAGTACCTCGTGGAGAACGAGGCAGTGCACCGCGCGTTCCCCAAGGCGCTGGGCGGCTTCGATGACCACGGCGGGAACATCGCCGGCTTTGAGGAGTTGGTGGTGGCGGACCCGTCACTGCAGATCAAGGCCGGTGTCCAATGGGGACTCTTCGGTTCGGCGGTGATGCACCTCGGCACCGCAGAACACCACTCCAAGTGGCTTCCAGGGATCATGAACCTGGAGATCCCGGGCTGCTTCGCCATGACGGAGACAGGCCACGGCTCTGACGTGGCCAGCATCGCCACCACCGCCACCTATGACCCCGCCACTGATGAATTCGTGGTGCACACGCCGTTCCGGGCAGCCTGGAAGGACTACATCGGCAACGCGGCCACGGACGGCTTGGGCGCAGTGGTGTTCGCCCAACTGGTCACCCGGGGCGTCGGGCACGGCGTCCACGCGTTCTACGTGGACCTGAGGGACCCTGAAACGAAGGAATTCCTGCCCGGTATCGGCGGTGAGGATGACGGCATCAAGGGCGGCCTTAACGGCATTGACAACGGCAGGCTGCACTTCACCAACGTCCGGATCCCACGCACCAACCTGCTGAACCGCTATGGCGACGTGGACAGCGACGGAAAGTACAGCTCCCCCATCGCCAGCCCCGGCCGCCGCTTCTTCACCATGCTGGGCACCCTGGTGCAGGGCCGCGTGTCCCTGGATGGCGCAGCCGTCGCCGCCTCCAAAGTCGCTTTGAAGGCGGCCATCCAGTACGCCACCGAACGCCGCCAGTTCAACGCCTCGTCCCACACGGAGGAGGAAGTGCTCCTGGATTACCAGCGCCACCAGAAGCGCCTGTTCACGAGGCTGGCCACCACCTACGCTGCCAGTTTCGCCCACGAGCAGCTGCTGGAGAAGTTCGACGACGTTTTCTCGGGCGCCCACGATACGGACGAAGACCGCCAGGACCTGGAAACGCTCGCTGCTGCGCTGAAGCCGCTGAGCACCTGGCATGCCTTGGATACCCTGCAGGAGTGCCGCGAAGCCTGCGGCGGCGCCGGGTTCCTGATCGAAAACCGCTTCGCGTCACTGCGGGCCGACCTCGACGTGTACGCCACCTTTGAGGGCGACAACACCGTGCTGCTGCAGCTCGTCGCCAAGCGGCTGCTGGCTGACTACGCCAAGGAATTCCGGAGCGTCGACTTCGGAGTGCTGGCCCGGTACGTCGTGGGCCAGGCCACCGGAGCCGCCATCCACCGCACCGGCCTGCGCCAGGTGGCCCAGTTCGTGGCTGATACGGGGTCGGTGCAAAAGGCCGCGATTGCCCTCCGCGATGAGGAGGGGCAGCGTGCGCTCCTCACCGACCGGGTGCAGACCATGGTGGCCGAGGCTGCGACAGCGCTCAAGGGTACGGGCCGGCTGTCGCAGGAGAAGGGCGCTGCCCTGTTCAACCGGCACCAAAACGAACTCATCGACGCTGCCCAGGCACACGCCGAACTGCTTCAATGGGAGGCGTTCACGGACGCGCTTCGCGATGTCACCGACCCCGGCACTAAAACGGTGCTGACCTGGCTGCGCGACCTGTTCGGACTTTCCCTGATTGAAAAGAACTTGTCCTGGTACCTCATGAACGGCCGCCTTTCCATGCAGCGGGGACGCACCGTGGGTGAGTACATCAACCGGCTGCTCGTGAAGCTCCGCCCGCATGCCGTGGAACTCGTTGATGCATTCGGGTACGGTGAACAGCACGTGCGGGCGAAGATTGCGACGGGCGCCGAGAAGGAACGGCAGGACGAGGCACGGACCTACTTCAGAAGCCAGCGCGCCAGCGGCCAGGCGCCCGTGGACGAGAAGGTGCTGCTGGCCCGCACCGCCGCAGTGAAGCGCAACTGA
- a CDS encoding TetR/AcrR family transcriptional regulator, which translates to MEDIAAAAGTSKSVFYRYFGDKAGLQQAVGEVVLSQMQRRIQEAAQSAVTPREGLLAMVTAYLQMASTSPNVYTFVTRHAAEPDSPQDAAAGSAALGHFFDAVADMIATPMRSHLGDGKEAVIGYWPKAAIGLVRNAGEQWLSTPDSATKPGQEAMARQITAWLCVGIAPELPKLSVPDA; encoded by the coding sequence ATGGAGGACATAGCTGCCGCAGCTGGGACGTCCAAGTCTGTCTTCTACCGCTACTTCGGGGACAAGGCCGGACTCCAGCAGGCAGTGGGCGAAGTTGTCCTCAGCCAAATGCAGCGGCGGATCCAGGAGGCTGCGCAGAGCGCCGTCACCCCGCGCGAAGGCTTGTTGGCAATGGTCACCGCTTATCTGCAGATGGCCAGTACGAGCCCCAACGTCTACACCTTCGTCACCCGGCATGCCGCTGAACCGGACAGCCCCCAGGACGCCGCAGCCGGCTCCGCTGCCCTAGGGCACTTCTTTGACGCCGTCGCCGACATGATTGCCACCCCGATGCGTTCCCACTTGGGCGATGGCAAGGAGGCCGTGATCGGATACTGGCCCAAAGCTGCGATCGGACTGGTGCGGAATGCGGGCGAACAGTGGCTCAGTACCCCTGACTCCGCAACGAAACCCGGGCAGGAAGCGATGGCACGGCAAATTACGGCTTGGCTGTGCGTCGGCATTGCCCCCGAACTGCCCAAGCTGTCCGTCCCGGACGCCTGA
- the glgA gene encoding glycogen synthase — MRIDIVTKEFPPEIYGGAGVHVAELSRVLSKHVDLQIRAFGAPRDADYHGAGVTSYSVPEDLGSANAAVQTLGVDLRIVPDVEGADVVHSHTWYANMAGHLASLLHGIPHVLSAHSLEPLRPWKAEQLGGGYALSSWVEKTAYEAAAAIIAVSEGMRQDILRSYPDVDPAKVRVVHNGIDVELWNRDENSDAVRALGIDPDKPSVVFVGRNTRQKGVPYLLRAAAKLPADVQLVLCLGAADTPELAAETARLIEDLQRERTGVVLIERMLPRNELIQVLSHATAFACPSIYEPLGIVNLEAMACGAAVVASATGGIPEVVEHGRTGLLVELEQVTDGTGTPLDPEKFVTEFAAALTEVVSDPERARAMGQAGRLRAEQHFSWESITETTLEVYRSVLPAQS; from the coding sequence GTGCGAATAGACATTGTGACTAAAGAGTTCCCACCGGAGATCTATGGTGGCGCCGGGGTCCACGTGGCCGAATTGAGCAGGGTGCTTAGTAAGCATGTTGACCTGCAGATTCGTGCTTTCGGGGCTCCCCGCGACGCCGATTACCATGGCGCCGGGGTGACTTCCTACTCCGTGCCGGAGGACCTGGGTTCGGCAAACGCGGCTGTGCAGACACTAGGCGTCGACCTGCGGATCGTCCCGGACGTCGAGGGCGCGGACGTGGTCCACTCGCATACCTGGTACGCCAACATGGCAGGCCATCTTGCGTCCCTGCTGCACGGGATTCCGCATGTTCTCAGCGCCCACAGCCTTGAACCGCTCCGTCCTTGGAAGGCCGAGCAGCTCGGCGGGGGTTACGCCCTGTCCTCGTGGGTGGAGAAGACCGCCTACGAGGCCGCAGCGGCCATCATCGCCGTATCGGAGGGCATGCGGCAGGACATCCTCCGCAGCTACCCGGACGTGGACCCGGCCAAGGTGCGGGTTGTCCACAATGGCATCGACGTCGAGCTGTGGAACCGCGACGAGAACAGCGACGCCGTCCGCGCGCTGGGCATTGATCCGGACAAGCCGAGTGTTGTCTTTGTGGGGAGAAACACCCGCCAGAAGGGGGTTCCCTACCTTCTGCGGGCTGCCGCGAAGCTTCCCGCCGACGTCCAGCTGGTCCTCTGCCTGGGCGCGGCCGACACTCCGGAACTGGCCGCCGAGACTGCCCGCCTGATCGAGGACCTGCAGCGGGAGCGGACCGGCGTTGTCCTTATTGAACGCATGCTGCCCCGCAATGAGCTCATCCAGGTACTCAGCCATGCGACGGCATTCGCCTGCCCCTCCATCTACGAACCGCTGGGCATCGTGAACCTGGAAGCCATGGCCTGCGGGGCAGCCGTTGTGGCCAGTGCCACCGGCGGCATCCCCGAGGTGGTGGAGCACGGCCGGACCGGGCTCCTCGTGGAGCTGGAGCAGGTTACCGACGGTACCGGGACGCCCCTTGACCCGGAAAAGTTCGTCACCGAATTCGCCGCCGCCCTCACCGAGGTGGTCTCGGACCCCGAGCGGGCCCGCGCCATGGGACAGGCCGGCCGGCTGCGCGCCGAACAGCACTTTTCCTGGGAGTCGATCACCGAAACAACCCTCGAGGTGTACCGCTCGGTGCTTCCGGCACAGAGCTAG
- the glgC gene encoding glucose-1-phosphate adenylyltransferase, whose protein sequence is MPLNKRVLAIVLAGGEGNRLMPLTADRAKPAVPFAGSYRLIDFALSNLVNSRYLQIVVLTQYKSHSLDRHISETWRMSTQLGNYVASVPAQQRVGKSWFLGSANAIYQSLNLIHDANPDIVVVVGADHVYRMDFAQMVAQHVHSGAKATVAAVRQPLHMADQFGVIEVDQENPQKIAAFVEKPATTPGLAADPSQFLASMGNYVFDADALVAALHVDAERLDTKHDMGGDIIPYFVNQGEADVYDFTLNDIPGSTERDRTYWRDVGTIDSFYDAHMDLISPLPVFNLYNSEWPIYTRQSISPPAKFVRGQNNTVGTALDSIVSSGVVISGGVVEGSVLSNDVYVATSSRVIDSVLMDKVQIGEGAVINRAIIDKNVKVPAGAAIGLDPELDRSRGFKVTESGITVLSKGQEVPEPGEAERKLAAANLHLVPNAVKAAAEQYPDVRESVDKVAKTHAAAAAETAPSARIS, encoded by the coding sequence ATGCCGTTGAACAAAAGAGTCCTGGCCATTGTCCTTGCAGGCGGCGAGGGAAACAGGCTGATGCCGCTGACGGCAGACCGGGCGAAGCCTGCCGTGCCCTTTGCGGGAAGCTACCGCCTGATCGACTTCGCCCTGTCCAACCTGGTGAATTCCCGTTACCTGCAGATCGTCGTACTCACGCAGTACAAGTCGCACAGCCTTGACCGCCACATCTCGGAAACCTGGCGCATGTCTACCCAGCTGGGCAACTACGTGGCCTCCGTCCCGGCACAGCAGCGGGTAGGCAAGAGCTGGTTCCTCGGCAGCGCCAATGCCATCTACCAGTCCCTGAACCTCATCCACGACGCCAACCCGGACATTGTGGTGGTGGTCGGCGCTGACCACGTGTACCGCATGGACTTCGCCCAGATGGTGGCGCAGCACGTCCACAGCGGCGCCAAGGCCACGGTGGCCGCGGTGCGGCAGCCGCTGCACATGGCCGACCAGTTCGGCGTGATCGAAGTGGACCAGGAGAATCCCCAGAAGATCGCCGCGTTCGTGGAAAAGCCCGCCACCACCCCCGGGCTCGCGGCCGACCCCTCACAGTTCCTTGCCTCCATGGGCAACTACGTTTTCGACGCCGACGCCTTGGTCGCGGCGCTGCACGTCGACGCCGAGCGGCTCGACACCAAGCACGACATGGGCGGCGACATCATCCCCTACTTCGTGAACCAGGGCGAAGCGGACGTCTACGACTTCACCCTCAACGACATCCCCGGCTCCACCGAGCGTGACCGTACGTATTGGCGCGACGTCGGCACCATCGACTCCTTCTACGACGCCCACATGGACCTCATCTCCCCGTTGCCGGTCTTCAACCTGTACAACTCCGAATGGCCCATCTACACCCGGCAAAGCATCTCCCCGCCGGCCAAGTTCGTCCGTGGGCAGAACAACACGGTGGGCACCGCGCTGGACTCCATCGTGTCCAGCGGTGTGGTGATCTCCGGTGGTGTGGTGGAAGGGTCCGTCCTCTCCAACGACGTCTACGTGGCCACCAGCAGCCGGGTCATCGATTCCGTCCTGATGGATAAAGTACAGATCGGCGAGGGCGCCGTGATCAACCGGGCCATCATTGACAAAAACGTGAAGGTGCCGGCTGGGGCTGCAATCGGACTGGACCCGGAGCTGGACCGCTCCCGCGGTTTCAAGGTCACAGAGTCCGGGATCACCGTCCTGTCCAAGGGCCAGGAAGTCCCCGAGCCCGGTGAAGCAGAGCGCAAGCTCGCGGCCGCCAACCTGCATCTGGTGCCCAACGCCGTCAAGGCCGCAGCGGAACAGTACCCGGACGTTCGCGAGTCCGTTGACAAGGTGGCTAAAACTCACGCTGCTGCAGCGGCGGAAACAGCGCCCAGCGCACGTATCTCCTGA